Part of the Trifolium pratense cultivar HEN17-A07 unplaced genomic scaffold, ARS_RC_1.1 scaffold_139, whole genome shotgun sequence genome, TGGCCTTGAAGATTTGTATGAGTTTCAATGGATACCCGAGCACTGCAAACTTTTTGAGGTTTTTGAAGCAGAGTATCCGCACTTCTTGTGTAATTTAAAGAATAGGGTGTTGGAGAGGGAGGGGGAGGATACAACAAATGCATGGATGGATCCTCAGTTGCTCAGTCTTCTATTGTGCCTCCACCTCAGAAAAATCGTAGGAAGTCGCGAAGGTTGGCGGAGGATGCAGGCTCTCTTTCCTTGAGTCTGTCCTTTAGAAAAATGAAGATGGTTAAGGTTGATAATGAGAATGAGAGCGAGGTGTGTTTGAACAGTGATATTATCTTTGATATTCTGTCACGTATTCCGGCGAAGCCATTGCTTAGCATGAAGTGTGTTTCCAAAGTATGGAAAAACATCATTTCAAACCGTTCATTCATCAAAGCTCAACTTCAAAACGCACAACTCgatttaaatggtttcatttttcAAGATGGGTACATGTTGGGCAAATATGATCGTAAAACGGTTAGTTACATTCCGGTGGAGTCCAAAAATGCTGCCAAAGTTCACTAGGGgattttcaaatttcttcaagAAGACGTTGCTGTTTTGGCCACGTATAAAGGAATCTTCTGCTACCGTAGCTGTTTGCCTTCTCTGAATCCAACCATCTATGTCTGCAATCCTTTAAATGAAGCGTGGATTAAATTGGAGTGGTCTCCTCCATGCGACATAAAGGAAAGCATTGCACTAGTTTTTGATTTTGAGCCATCAAAGTTCAAATTGGTAAGAGTACGCACCGAGTTGAAcaatgatgaagatgaggaggACTTTTTCTTCACATTTGAGCTGTACTGCTCAGAAACCAAAACTTGGAGGAAATCAGCTAAGATATGCAATTGCAAAGATGGTCTGATTAAAAACAGAGGCATATACGCAGGAGGTTTCTTGCATTGGCTAACAGAAGGTGATCAAATCCTCACATTTGATGTTGAAAAGGAGACGTCTTTACTGATTCCAGTACCTCTTCCTCATTCAACCGAGTTTAGGACTTTTGCAACATGTATTGGAGAATATCAAGGAAGACTTCATTGTGTTCAGGTATCAGAACAAGGTCTTCATGTGTTTGGCCTTGAAGATTTGTATGAGTTTCAATGGATACCCGAGCACTGCAAACTTTTTGAGGTTTTTGAAGCAGAGTATCCGCACTTCTTGTGTAATTTAAAGAATAGGGTGTTGGAGAGGGAGGGGGAGGATACAACAAATGCATGGATGGATCCTCAGTTGCTCAGTCTTCTATTGTGCCTCCACCTCAGAAAAATCGTAGGAAGTCGCGAAGGTTGGCGGAGGATGCAGGCTCTCTTTCCTTGAGTCTGTCCTTTAGAAAAATGAAGATGGTTAAGGTTGATAATGAGAATGAGAGCGAGGTGTGTTTGAACAGTGATATTATCTTTGATATTCTGTCACGTATTCCGGCGAAGCCATTGCTTAGCATGAAGTGTGTTTCCAAAGTATGGAAAAACATCATTTCAAACTGTTCATTCATCAAAGCTCAACTTCAAAACGCACAACTCgatttaaatggtttcatttttcAAGATGGGTACATGTTGGGCAAATATGATCGTAAAACAGTTAGTTATATTCCGGTGGAGTCCAAAAATGCTGCCAAAGTTTACCAGGGgattttcaaatttcttcaagAAGACGTTGCTGTTTTGGCCACGTATAAAGGAATCTTCTGCTGCCGTAGCTGTTTGCCTTCTCTGAATCCAACCATCTATGTCTGCAATCCTTTAAATGAAGCGTGGATTAAATTGGAGTGGTCTCCTCCATTCGACATAAAGGAAAGCATTGCACTAGTTTTTGATTTTGAGCCATCAAAGTTCAAATTGGTAAGAGTACGCACCGAGTTGAAcaatgatgaagatgaggaggACTTTTTCTTCACATTTGAGCTGTACTGCTCAGAAACCAAAACTTGGAGGAAATCAGCTGAGATATGCAATTGCAAAGATGGTCTGATTAAAAACAGAGGCATATACGCAGGAGGTTTCTTGCATTGGCTAACAGAAGGTGATCAAATCCTCACATTTGATGTTGAAAAGGAGACGTCTTTACTGATTCCAGTACCTCTTCCTCATTCAACCGAGTTAGGACTTTTGCAACATGTATTGGAGAATATCAAGGAAGACTTCATTGTGTTCAGGTATCAGAACAAGGTCTTCATGTGTTTGGCCTTGAAGATTTGTATGAGTTTCAATGGATACCCGAGCATTGCAAACTTTTTGAGGTTTTTGAAGCAGAGTATCCGCACTTCTTGTGTAATTTAAAGAATAGGGTGTTGGAGAGGGAGGGGGAGGATACAACAAATGCATGGATGGATCCTCAGTTGCTCGGTCTTCTATTGTGCCTCCACCTCAGAAAAATCGTAGGAAGTCGCGAAGGTTGGCGGAGGATGCAGGCTCTCTTTCCTTGAGTCTGTCCTTTAGAAAAATGAAGATGGTTATGGTTGATAATGAGAATGAGAGCGAGGTGTGTTTGAACAGTGATATTATCTTTGATATTCTGTCACGTATTCCGGCGAAGCCATTGCTTAGCATGAAGTGTGTTTCCAAAGTATGGAAAAACATCATTGCAAACCGTTCATTCATCAAAGCTCAACTTCAAAACGCACAACTCgatttaaatggtttcatttttcAAGATGGGTACATGTTGGGCAAATATGATCGTAAAACGGTTAGTTACATTCCGGTGGAGTCCAAAAATGCTGCCAAAGTTCACCAGGGgattttcaaatttcttcaagAAGACGTTGCTGATGTGGCCACATATAAAGGAATCTTCTGCTGCCGTAGCTGTTTGCCTTCTCTGAATCCAACCATCTATGTCTGTAATCCTTTAAATGAAGCGTGGATTAAATTGGAGTGGTCTCCTCCATTCGACATAAAGGAAAGCATTGCACTAGTTTTTGATTTTGAGCCATCAAAGTTCAAATTGGTAAGAGTACGCACCGAGTTGAAcaatgatgaagatgaggaggACTTTTTCTTCACATTTGAGCTGTACTGCTCAGAAACCAAAACTTGGAGGAAATCAGCTGAGATATGCAATTGCAAAG contains:
- the LOC123900958 gene encoding F-box protein At5g65850-like, whose product is MKMVKVDNENESEVCLNSDIIFDILSRIPAKPLLSMKCVSKVWKNIISNCSFIKAQLQNAQLDLNGFIFQDGYMLGKYDRKTVSYIPVESKNAAKVYQGIFKFLQEDVAVLATYKGIFCCRSCLPSLNPTIYVCNPLNEAWIKLEWSPPFDIKESIALVFDFEPSKFKLVRVRTELNNDEDEEDFFFTFELYCSETKTWRKSAEICNCKDGLIKNRGIYAGGFLHWLTEGDQILTFDVEKETSLLIPVPLPHSTELGLLQHVLENIKEDFIVFRYQNKVFMCLALKICMSFNGYPSIANFLRFLKQSIRTSCVI
- the LOC123900959 gene encoding F-box protein At5g65850-like, whose amino-acid sequence is MDGSSVARSSIVPPPQKNRRKSRRLAEDAGSLSLSLSFRKMKMVMVDNENESEVCLNSDIIFDILSRIPAKPLLSMKCVSKVWKNIIANRSFIKAQLQNAQLDLNGFIFQDGYMLGKYDRKTVSYIPVESKNAAKVHQGIFKFLQEDVADVATYKGIFCCRSCLPSLNPTIYVCNPLNEAWIKLEWSPPFDIKESIALVFDFEPSKFKLVRVRTELNNDEDEEDFFFTFELYCSETKTWRKSAEICNCKDGLIKNRGIYAGGFLHWLTEGDQILTFDVEKETSLLIPVPLPHSTEFRTFATCIGEYQGRLHCVQVSEQGLHVFGLEDLYEFQWIPEHCKLFEVFEAEYPHFLCNLKNRVLEREGEDTTNAWMDPQLLSLLLCLHLRKIVGSREGWRRM